Proteins co-encoded in one Sparus aurata chromosome 18, fSpaAur1.1, whole genome shotgun sequence genomic window:
- the LOC115568599 gene encoding protocadherin beta-15 isoform X2, with protein sequence MDHRLSRGSWVPVTGLVICLLLCACVVDLVLAQIRYSIPEELEHGAFVGNIAEDLGLDVAKLSARRFRIVSGAKKQYLEVNLENGILFVNEKIDREELCERSPGCFLHLQVVIENPLELYRVEVEILDVNDNSPSFPWSEFNLDITESAAPGSCFPLESAQDQDVGSNSLRSYQLSANEHFILNIQTRNDGSKFAELVLDTPLDREQQKKHEMILTAFDGGSPERSGTALITITVLDANDNVPVFDRSVYRASLVENAPRGTLVLKLNATDLDEGSNGEVTYAFSGHAPLKVRELFNVDPYTGEIRVKGVVDYEKASVYELYVQAKDRGPSAVAVHSKVLVDILDVNDNAPEVILTSVSTPVQEDAPPGTVIAVISVMDRDAGENGNVDCQIPSNVPFQLHSSFKNYYTLVTSEFLDRETVSEYNITLTARDLGSPSLSTRKTILVQVSDINDNPPRFSQPSYTVYVTENNAPGASICSVTAFDPDSNQNAYLSYSILEGQIQGMPVSTYVSINSDNGNIYALRSFDYEQLRNFQILVQAQDAGFPPLASNVTVNVFVLDQNDNAPVIVSPLPKNGTVATEVVPRSVDAGYLVTKITALDADAGQNSRLSYQVLQATDPGLFSVALYTGEIRTIRRLVEKDATRQRLVILVKDNGQPPLSATVSIVLTVVDSVPESLSDFGDLTLSPQPPSNLALYLIVSLSTISLIFLVAIIVLAAVKCYKDRETISGYNLPPFACCCCGGFQPEPPPEVFKKSNINLQISSAAKVPTNCMEVNGSSSLSQSYCYKVCLTPESAKSDFMFLKPCSPGSTPRNNEAKSAENSWNAQSRSASVNNGATTPNELKQPNTDWTLTKNQNSSIKSYNSINMDGTLMRKAMHADPENYVTSMAPGQYWTWGTHMRGMKDYKMSPSTSGVPSRPWTPRCTPPPQQQQPSIPPHPHPHPHPHSHPHPHPHPHPPPDYHHNVYIPGTPSGFCTLRPASQRSSELDVHNSFSTFGKKRRLQMSPQGEAAMINNDLYND encoded by the exons ATGGATCACAGACTCTCCAGAGGCAGCTGGGTGCCGGTGACTGGGCTGGTTATatgtctgcttctgtgtgcgtgtgtagtGGACCTGGTTCTTGCGCAAATTCGGTACTCCATCCCCGAGGAGCTGGAGCACGGAGCTTTTGTGGGCAACATCGCCGAAGACCTGGGCTTGGATGTGGCCAAGCTGTCAGCCCGTCGGTTTCGTATCGTCTCCGGCGCAAAGAAGCAGTATTTAGAAGTGAACTTGGAGAATGGCATCCTCTTCGTCAACGAGAAAAtagacagagaggagctgtGTGAACGGAGCCCGGGCTGCTTTTTACACTTACAAGTGGTGATTGAAAACCCTCTAGAACTGTACAGAGTGGAAGTGGAGATTTTAGATGTGAACGATAACTCCCCCAGTTTCCCGTGGAGCGAGTTTAATCTTGACATCACAGAGTCGGCTGCGCCCGGCTCCTGTTTCCCGTTAGAGAGCGCACAGGACCAGGACGTGGGCTCCAACTCCCTGCGCTCCTACCAGCTGAGCGCAAACGAGCACTTCATACTGAATATCCAGACGCGCAACGATGGAAGCAAGTTTGCTGAGCTCGTGTTGGACACCCCACTGGACCGGGAGCAGCAGAAAAAGCACGAAATGATTCTGACTGCCTTTGACGGGGGGTCACCGGAACGCTCCGGGACGGCGCTGATAACTATCACGGTGTTAGACGCGAACGATAACGTGCCCGTGTTTGACCGCTCAGTTTACCGGGCGAGCCTGGTGGAGAACGCGCCGAGGGGGACGCTGGTGCTGAAGCTGAACGCCACAGACCTGGACGAGGGCTCCAACGGGGAGGTGACATACGCGTTTAGCGGGCACGCACCCCTAAAGGTGCGCGAACTGTTCAATGTGGACCCGTACACCGGTGAAATCCGAGTGAAGGGCGTCGTGGACTATGAGAAAGCCAGTGTGTACGAGCTGTATGTGCAGGCGAAGGACCGGGGACCCTCCGCCGTGGCAGTACACAGCAAAGTGCTTGTGGACATCCTGGATGTGAATGACAACGCACCCGAAGTCATCCTCACATCAGTGTCCACTCCTGTGCAGGAAGACGCGCCACCGGGCACGGTGATAGCTGTTATCAGCGTCATGGACCGGGACGCGGGAGAGAACGGGAACGTCGACTGCCAGATCCCGAGCAACGTCCCCTTTCAGCTCCACTCATCTTTTAAAAACTATTACACTCTGGTGACAAGCGAGTTCCTGGACAGGGAGACGGTGTCTGAGTACAACATCACCCTCACAGCCAGAGACCTGGGCTCTCCTTCGCTCTCCACCAGGAAAACCATCCTCGTCCAAGTGTCTGACATTAATGACAACCCCCCGCGCTTCTCTCAACCTTCATACACAGTGTATGTGACCGAGAATAATGCCCCCGGCGCTTCCATTTGCTCTGTAACTGCGTTCGACCCCGATTCTAACCAGAACGCCTATCTGTCTTATTCTATTCTCGAGGGTCAGATTCAGGGCATGCCCGTGTCCACTTATGTCTCAATCAACTCTGACAACGGCAATATCTACGCACTGCGCTCCTTTGATTATGAGCAACTTAGAAACTTTCAGATTCTGGTTCAAGCGCAAGACGCCGGTTTCCCCCCTCTCGCCAGTAATGTCACGGTCAACGTCTTTGTCTTGGACCAGAACGACAACGCACCTGTTATTGTGTCCCCGCTGCCTAAAAACGGCACGGTGGCCACTGAGGTGGTTCCGCGGTCAGTAGACGCTGGGTATCTGGTTACCAAGATAACAGCGTTAGACGCGGACGCGGGGCAGAACTCCCGGCTGTCCTATCAGGTGTTGCAGGCTACAGACCCCGGGCTGTTCAGCGTGGCTCTGTACACGGGAGAGATCCGGACTATTCGCCGGCTGGTGGAAAAAGACGCAACAAGGCAAAGACTGGTCATATTAGTCAAGGACAACGGGCAGCCGCCGCTCTCCGCCACCGTCTCCATTGTCCTCACAGTGGTAGACAGCGTGCCCGAGTCGCTGTCAGATTTCGGAGATCTCACTCTCAGCCCACAGCCCCCCTCCAACCTCGCTCTCTATTTGATCGTGTCACTGAGCACCATATCTTTAATATTCCTGGTGGCAATTATCGTGCTGGCTGCGGTCAAGTGCTACAAGGACAGGGAGACCATCAGCGGGTACAACCTCCCCCCGTTCGCCTGCTGCTGTTGCGGGGGCTTTCAGCCCGAGCCGCCCCCGGAGGTGTTCAAAAAATCCAACATCAACCTGCAGATCTCGTCCGCCGCCAAAGTGCCCACGAACTGCATGGAGGTGAATGGAAGCAGCAGTCTCTCACAGTCATATTGTTATAAAGTGTGCCTGACTCCTGAATCAGCCAAAAGTGACTTTATGTTTCTGAAGCCGTGCAGCCCGGGCAGCACACCGAGGAACAACGAGGCGAAGAGCGCAGAAAACTCGTGGAACGCGCAGAGCCGGAGCGCATCTGTGAACAACGGAGCAACTACTCCCAACGAG CTGAAGCAGCCGAACACAGACTGGACCCTCACAAAGAATCAGAACTCCTCCATCAAAAG TTATAACTCTATCAACATGGACGGCACCCTCATGCGTAAGGCCATGCACGCAGACCCGGAAAACTACGTCACCTCCATGGCACCTGGACAGTACTGGACCTGGGGGACTCACATGAGAGGCATGAAAG ACTATAAGATGTCTCCTTCAACCAGTGGAGTCCCCTCTCGCCCCTGGACTCCTCGCTGCACGCCTCCTccccaacagcagcagccatcAATCCCCCCGcaccctcaccctcaccctcacccaCACTCTCACCCTCATCCACACCCTCATCCACACCCACCACCCGACTACCACCACAACGTGTACATCCCCGGGACACCGTCGGGCTTCTGCACCTTGAGGCCCGCGTCGCAGCGCAGCAGCGAGCTGGACGTCCACAATTCCTTCTCCACCTTTGGCAAGAAGCGCCGTCTTCAGATGTCCCCCCAGGGGGAGGCTGCAATGATAAATAACGACCTGTACAATGACTGA
- the LOC115568599 gene encoding protocadherin-10 isoform X3, with translation MDHRLSRGSWVPVTGLVICLLLCACVVDLVLAQIRYSIPEELEHGAFVGNIAEDLGLDVAKLSARRFRIVSGAKKQYLEVNLENGILFVNEKIDREELCERSPGCFLHLQVVIENPLELYRVEVEILDVNDNSPSFPWSEFNLDITESAAPGSCFPLESAQDQDVGSNSLRSYQLSANEHFILNIQTRNDGSKFAELVLDTPLDREQQKKHEMILTAFDGGSPERSGTALITITVLDANDNVPVFDRSVYRASLVENAPRGTLVLKLNATDLDEGSNGEVTYAFSGHAPLKVRELFNVDPYTGEIRVKGVVDYEKASVYELYVQAKDRGPSAVAVHSKVLVDILDVNDNAPEVILTSVSTPVQEDAPPGTVIAVISVMDRDAGENGNVDCQIPSNVPFQLHSSFKNYYTLVTSEFLDRETVSEYNITLTARDLGSPSLSTRKTILVQVSDINDNPPRFSQPSYTVYVTENNAPGASICSVTAFDPDSNQNAYLSYSILEGQIQGMPVSTYVSINSDNGNIYALRSFDYEQLRNFQILVQAQDAGFPPLASNVTVNVFVLDQNDNAPVIVSPLPKNGTVATEVVPRSVDAGYLVTKITALDADAGQNSRLSYQVLQATDPGLFSVALYTGEIRTIRRLVEKDATRQRLVILVKDNGQPPLSATVSIVLTVVDSVPESLSDFGDLTLSPQPPSNLALYLIVSLSTISLIFLVAIIVLAAVKCYKDRETISGYNLPPFACCCCGGFQPEPPPEVFKKSNINLQISSAAKVPTNCMEPCSPGSTPRNNEAKSAENSWNAQSRSASVNNGATTPNEVQRNQSLKQPNTDWTLTKNQNSSIKSYNSINMDGTLMRKAMHADPENYVTSMAPGQYWTWGTHMRGMKDYKMSPSTSGVPSRPWTPRCTPPPQQQQPSIPPHPHPHPHPHSHPHPHPHPHPPPDYHHNVYIPGTPSGFCTLRPASQRSSELDVHNSFSTFGKKRRLQMSPQGEAAMINNDLYND, from the exons ATGGATCACAGACTCTCCAGAGGCAGCTGGGTGCCGGTGACTGGGCTGGTTATatgtctgcttctgtgtgcgtgtgtagtGGACCTGGTTCTTGCGCAAATTCGGTACTCCATCCCCGAGGAGCTGGAGCACGGAGCTTTTGTGGGCAACATCGCCGAAGACCTGGGCTTGGATGTGGCCAAGCTGTCAGCCCGTCGGTTTCGTATCGTCTCCGGCGCAAAGAAGCAGTATTTAGAAGTGAACTTGGAGAATGGCATCCTCTTCGTCAACGAGAAAAtagacagagaggagctgtGTGAACGGAGCCCGGGCTGCTTTTTACACTTACAAGTGGTGATTGAAAACCCTCTAGAACTGTACAGAGTGGAAGTGGAGATTTTAGATGTGAACGATAACTCCCCCAGTTTCCCGTGGAGCGAGTTTAATCTTGACATCACAGAGTCGGCTGCGCCCGGCTCCTGTTTCCCGTTAGAGAGCGCACAGGACCAGGACGTGGGCTCCAACTCCCTGCGCTCCTACCAGCTGAGCGCAAACGAGCACTTCATACTGAATATCCAGACGCGCAACGATGGAAGCAAGTTTGCTGAGCTCGTGTTGGACACCCCACTGGACCGGGAGCAGCAGAAAAAGCACGAAATGATTCTGACTGCCTTTGACGGGGGGTCACCGGAACGCTCCGGGACGGCGCTGATAACTATCACGGTGTTAGACGCGAACGATAACGTGCCCGTGTTTGACCGCTCAGTTTACCGGGCGAGCCTGGTGGAGAACGCGCCGAGGGGGACGCTGGTGCTGAAGCTGAACGCCACAGACCTGGACGAGGGCTCCAACGGGGAGGTGACATACGCGTTTAGCGGGCACGCACCCCTAAAGGTGCGCGAACTGTTCAATGTGGACCCGTACACCGGTGAAATCCGAGTGAAGGGCGTCGTGGACTATGAGAAAGCCAGTGTGTACGAGCTGTATGTGCAGGCGAAGGACCGGGGACCCTCCGCCGTGGCAGTACACAGCAAAGTGCTTGTGGACATCCTGGATGTGAATGACAACGCACCCGAAGTCATCCTCACATCAGTGTCCACTCCTGTGCAGGAAGACGCGCCACCGGGCACGGTGATAGCTGTTATCAGCGTCATGGACCGGGACGCGGGAGAGAACGGGAACGTCGACTGCCAGATCCCGAGCAACGTCCCCTTTCAGCTCCACTCATCTTTTAAAAACTATTACACTCTGGTGACAAGCGAGTTCCTGGACAGGGAGACGGTGTCTGAGTACAACATCACCCTCACAGCCAGAGACCTGGGCTCTCCTTCGCTCTCCACCAGGAAAACCATCCTCGTCCAAGTGTCTGACATTAATGACAACCCCCCGCGCTTCTCTCAACCTTCATACACAGTGTATGTGACCGAGAATAATGCCCCCGGCGCTTCCATTTGCTCTGTAACTGCGTTCGACCCCGATTCTAACCAGAACGCCTATCTGTCTTATTCTATTCTCGAGGGTCAGATTCAGGGCATGCCCGTGTCCACTTATGTCTCAATCAACTCTGACAACGGCAATATCTACGCACTGCGCTCCTTTGATTATGAGCAACTTAGAAACTTTCAGATTCTGGTTCAAGCGCAAGACGCCGGTTTCCCCCCTCTCGCCAGTAATGTCACGGTCAACGTCTTTGTCTTGGACCAGAACGACAACGCACCTGTTATTGTGTCCCCGCTGCCTAAAAACGGCACGGTGGCCACTGAGGTGGTTCCGCGGTCAGTAGACGCTGGGTATCTGGTTACCAAGATAACAGCGTTAGACGCGGACGCGGGGCAGAACTCCCGGCTGTCCTATCAGGTGTTGCAGGCTACAGACCCCGGGCTGTTCAGCGTGGCTCTGTACACGGGAGAGATCCGGACTATTCGCCGGCTGGTGGAAAAAGACGCAACAAGGCAAAGACTGGTCATATTAGTCAAGGACAACGGGCAGCCGCCGCTCTCCGCCACCGTCTCCATTGTCCTCACAGTGGTAGACAGCGTGCCCGAGTCGCTGTCAGATTTCGGAGATCTCACTCTCAGCCCACAGCCCCCCTCCAACCTCGCTCTCTATTTGATCGTGTCACTGAGCACCATATCTTTAATATTCCTGGTGGCAATTATCGTGCTGGCTGCGGTCAAGTGCTACAAGGACAGGGAGACCATCAGCGGGTACAACCTCCCCCCGTTCGCCTGCTGCTGTTGCGGGGGCTTTCAGCCCGAGCCGCCCCCGGAGGTGTTCAAAAAATCCAACATCAACCTGCAGATCTCGTCCGCCGCCAAAGTGCCCACGAACTGCATGGAG CCGTGCAGCCCGGGCAGCACACCGAGGAACAACGAGGCGAAGAGCGCAGAAAACTCGTGGAACGCGCAGAGCCGGAGCGCATCTGTGAACAACGGAGCAACTACTCCCAACGAGGTACAGAGAAATCAGAGT CTGAAGCAGCCGAACACAGACTGGACCCTCACAAAGAATCAGAACTCCTCCATCAAAAG TTATAACTCTATCAACATGGACGGCACCCTCATGCGTAAGGCCATGCACGCAGACCCGGAAAACTACGTCACCTCCATGGCACCTGGACAGTACTGGACCTGGGGGACTCACATGAGAGGCATGAAAG ACTATAAGATGTCTCCTTCAACCAGTGGAGTCCCCTCTCGCCCCTGGACTCCTCGCTGCACGCCTCCTccccaacagcagcagccatcAATCCCCCCGcaccctcaccctcaccctcacccaCACTCTCACCCTCATCCACACCCTCATCCACACCCACCACCCGACTACCACCACAACGTGTACATCCCCGGGACACCGTCGGGCTTCTGCACCTTGAGGCCCGCGTCGCAGCGCAGCAGCGAGCTGGACGTCCACAATTCCTTCTCCACCTTTGGCAAGAAGCGCCGTCTTCAGATGTCCCCCCAGGGGGAGGCTGCAATGATAAATAACGACCTGTACAATGACTGA
- the LOC115568599 gene encoding protocadherin beta-15 isoform X1 has translation MDHRLSRGSWVPVTGLVICLLLCACVVDLVLAQIRYSIPEELEHGAFVGNIAEDLGLDVAKLSARRFRIVSGAKKQYLEVNLENGILFVNEKIDREELCERSPGCFLHLQVVIENPLELYRVEVEILDVNDNSPSFPWSEFNLDITESAAPGSCFPLESAQDQDVGSNSLRSYQLSANEHFILNIQTRNDGSKFAELVLDTPLDREQQKKHEMILTAFDGGSPERSGTALITITVLDANDNVPVFDRSVYRASLVENAPRGTLVLKLNATDLDEGSNGEVTYAFSGHAPLKVRELFNVDPYTGEIRVKGVVDYEKASVYELYVQAKDRGPSAVAVHSKVLVDILDVNDNAPEVILTSVSTPVQEDAPPGTVIAVISVMDRDAGENGNVDCQIPSNVPFQLHSSFKNYYTLVTSEFLDRETVSEYNITLTARDLGSPSLSTRKTILVQVSDINDNPPRFSQPSYTVYVTENNAPGASICSVTAFDPDSNQNAYLSYSILEGQIQGMPVSTYVSINSDNGNIYALRSFDYEQLRNFQILVQAQDAGFPPLASNVTVNVFVLDQNDNAPVIVSPLPKNGTVATEVVPRSVDAGYLVTKITALDADAGQNSRLSYQVLQATDPGLFSVALYTGEIRTIRRLVEKDATRQRLVILVKDNGQPPLSATVSIVLTVVDSVPESLSDFGDLTLSPQPPSNLALYLIVSLSTISLIFLVAIIVLAAVKCYKDRETISGYNLPPFACCCCGGFQPEPPPEVFKKSNINLQISSAAKVPTNCMEVNGSSSLSQSYCYKVCLTPESAKSDFMFLKPCSPGSTPRNNEAKSAENSWNAQSRSASVNNGATTPNEVQRNQSLKQPNTDWTLTKNQNSSIKSYNSINMDGTLMRKAMHADPENYVTSMAPGQYWTWGTHMRGMKDYKMSPSTSGVPSRPWTPRCTPPPQQQQPSIPPHPHPHPHPHSHPHPHPHPHPPPDYHHNVYIPGTPSGFCTLRPASQRSSELDVHNSFSTFGKKRRLQMSPQGEAAMINNDLYND, from the exons ATGGATCACAGACTCTCCAGAGGCAGCTGGGTGCCGGTGACTGGGCTGGTTATatgtctgcttctgtgtgcgtgtgtagtGGACCTGGTTCTTGCGCAAATTCGGTACTCCATCCCCGAGGAGCTGGAGCACGGAGCTTTTGTGGGCAACATCGCCGAAGACCTGGGCTTGGATGTGGCCAAGCTGTCAGCCCGTCGGTTTCGTATCGTCTCCGGCGCAAAGAAGCAGTATTTAGAAGTGAACTTGGAGAATGGCATCCTCTTCGTCAACGAGAAAAtagacagagaggagctgtGTGAACGGAGCCCGGGCTGCTTTTTACACTTACAAGTGGTGATTGAAAACCCTCTAGAACTGTACAGAGTGGAAGTGGAGATTTTAGATGTGAACGATAACTCCCCCAGTTTCCCGTGGAGCGAGTTTAATCTTGACATCACAGAGTCGGCTGCGCCCGGCTCCTGTTTCCCGTTAGAGAGCGCACAGGACCAGGACGTGGGCTCCAACTCCCTGCGCTCCTACCAGCTGAGCGCAAACGAGCACTTCATACTGAATATCCAGACGCGCAACGATGGAAGCAAGTTTGCTGAGCTCGTGTTGGACACCCCACTGGACCGGGAGCAGCAGAAAAAGCACGAAATGATTCTGACTGCCTTTGACGGGGGGTCACCGGAACGCTCCGGGACGGCGCTGATAACTATCACGGTGTTAGACGCGAACGATAACGTGCCCGTGTTTGACCGCTCAGTTTACCGGGCGAGCCTGGTGGAGAACGCGCCGAGGGGGACGCTGGTGCTGAAGCTGAACGCCACAGACCTGGACGAGGGCTCCAACGGGGAGGTGACATACGCGTTTAGCGGGCACGCACCCCTAAAGGTGCGCGAACTGTTCAATGTGGACCCGTACACCGGTGAAATCCGAGTGAAGGGCGTCGTGGACTATGAGAAAGCCAGTGTGTACGAGCTGTATGTGCAGGCGAAGGACCGGGGACCCTCCGCCGTGGCAGTACACAGCAAAGTGCTTGTGGACATCCTGGATGTGAATGACAACGCACCCGAAGTCATCCTCACATCAGTGTCCACTCCTGTGCAGGAAGACGCGCCACCGGGCACGGTGATAGCTGTTATCAGCGTCATGGACCGGGACGCGGGAGAGAACGGGAACGTCGACTGCCAGATCCCGAGCAACGTCCCCTTTCAGCTCCACTCATCTTTTAAAAACTATTACACTCTGGTGACAAGCGAGTTCCTGGACAGGGAGACGGTGTCTGAGTACAACATCACCCTCACAGCCAGAGACCTGGGCTCTCCTTCGCTCTCCACCAGGAAAACCATCCTCGTCCAAGTGTCTGACATTAATGACAACCCCCCGCGCTTCTCTCAACCTTCATACACAGTGTATGTGACCGAGAATAATGCCCCCGGCGCTTCCATTTGCTCTGTAACTGCGTTCGACCCCGATTCTAACCAGAACGCCTATCTGTCTTATTCTATTCTCGAGGGTCAGATTCAGGGCATGCCCGTGTCCACTTATGTCTCAATCAACTCTGACAACGGCAATATCTACGCACTGCGCTCCTTTGATTATGAGCAACTTAGAAACTTTCAGATTCTGGTTCAAGCGCAAGACGCCGGTTTCCCCCCTCTCGCCAGTAATGTCACGGTCAACGTCTTTGTCTTGGACCAGAACGACAACGCACCTGTTATTGTGTCCCCGCTGCCTAAAAACGGCACGGTGGCCACTGAGGTGGTTCCGCGGTCAGTAGACGCTGGGTATCTGGTTACCAAGATAACAGCGTTAGACGCGGACGCGGGGCAGAACTCCCGGCTGTCCTATCAGGTGTTGCAGGCTACAGACCCCGGGCTGTTCAGCGTGGCTCTGTACACGGGAGAGATCCGGACTATTCGCCGGCTGGTGGAAAAAGACGCAACAAGGCAAAGACTGGTCATATTAGTCAAGGACAACGGGCAGCCGCCGCTCTCCGCCACCGTCTCCATTGTCCTCACAGTGGTAGACAGCGTGCCCGAGTCGCTGTCAGATTTCGGAGATCTCACTCTCAGCCCACAGCCCCCCTCCAACCTCGCTCTCTATTTGATCGTGTCACTGAGCACCATATCTTTAATATTCCTGGTGGCAATTATCGTGCTGGCTGCGGTCAAGTGCTACAAGGACAGGGAGACCATCAGCGGGTACAACCTCCCCCCGTTCGCCTGCTGCTGTTGCGGGGGCTTTCAGCCCGAGCCGCCCCCGGAGGTGTTCAAAAAATCCAACATCAACCTGCAGATCTCGTCCGCCGCCAAAGTGCCCACGAACTGCATGGAGGTGAATGGAAGCAGCAGTCTCTCACAGTCATATTGTTATAAAGTGTGCCTGACTCCTGAATCAGCCAAAAGTGACTTTATGTTTCTGAAGCCGTGCAGCCCGGGCAGCACACCGAGGAACAACGAGGCGAAGAGCGCAGAAAACTCGTGGAACGCGCAGAGCCGGAGCGCATCTGTGAACAACGGAGCAACTACTCCCAACGAGGTACAGAGAAATCAGAGT CTGAAGCAGCCGAACACAGACTGGACCCTCACAAAGAATCAGAACTCCTCCATCAAAAG TTATAACTCTATCAACATGGACGGCACCCTCATGCGTAAGGCCATGCACGCAGACCCGGAAAACTACGTCACCTCCATGGCACCTGGACAGTACTGGACCTGGGGGACTCACATGAGAGGCATGAAAG ACTATAAGATGTCTCCTTCAACCAGTGGAGTCCCCTCTCGCCCCTGGACTCCTCGCTGCACGCCTCCTccccaacagcagcagccatcAATCCCCCCGcaccctcaccctcaccctcacccaCACTCTCACCCTCATCCACACCCTCATCCACACCCACCACCCGACTACCACCACAACGTGTACATCCCCGGGACACCGTCGGGCTTCTGCACCTTGAGGCCCGCGTCGCAGCGCAGCAGCGAGCTGGACGTCCACAATTCCTTCTCCACCTTTGGCAAGAAGCGCCGTCTTCAGATGTCCCCCCAGGGGGAGGCTGCAATGATAAATAACGACCTGTACAATGACTGA